A window of Cryptomeria japonica chromosome 3, Sugi_1.0, whole genome shotgun sequence contains these coding sequences:
- the LOC131874177 gene encoding BURP domain protein RD22-like, with product MSKSVRQDYTIVGVKDEGAAEKDVYYCHSKQYAYAVYYCHKSACTLEAGRRIARVWVKGEDDRTEEAVAVCHKDTSAWIPNNIPFKALNVKPGTPSICLFVPQGDHLWQIAD from the coding sequence ATGTCAAAATCCGTGAGGCAGGATTATACCATCGTGGGAGTGAAAGACGAGGGCGCAGCAGAGAAGGACGTGTATTACTGCCACAGTAAACAATATGCGTATGCTGTGTACTACTGCCATAAGTCGGCATGTACTTTGGAAGCAGGCAGGAGGATCGCAAGAGTTTGGGTGAAGGGAGAAGATGATAGGACGGAGGAGGCGGTGGCTGTGTGTCACAAGGACACCAGCGCCTGGATTCCCAACAACATCCCATTTAAGGCGCTGAATGTGAAGCCTGGTACCCCCTCTATCTGCCTTTTCGTTCCCCAAGGAGACCACCTGTGGCAGATAGCCGACTGA
- the LOC131874178 gene encoding uncharacterized protein LOC131874178 gives MRALTSFIILISLAASGAAHLHGEEYLPTTPIPQLVRELISPDDDDDDDDDNDDGKIALNVADGGIIESGRGDASKKSWDTRRCAGAFETLRRSKTLCSNYANADGCNVVHVSAGERFGERNQSFSNLLARKGEAFSSTLRGRPNPFLLRQTSVMGVAIKETLQACERPAEEGENNFCATSLESLVDLSTSKLRSNR, from the exons ATGAGGGCTTTAACTAGTTTCATTATTCTCATT TCACTAGCGGCGAGCGGAGCTGCACATTTGCATGGTGAAGAGTATCTGCCCACAACACCCATTCCACAACTTGTGCGGGAACTCATCTcacctgatgatgatgatgatgatgatgatgataatgatgatgggaAAATAGCGTTGAATGTGGCCGATGGAGGAATTATTGAAAGTGGACGCGGGGATGCCTCCAAGAAAAGTTGGGACACAAGGCGTTGCGCCGGTGCCTTTGAAACGTTGCGACGTAGCAAAACTTTATGCTCCAACTACGCAAATGCCGATGGATGCAACGTCGTGCACGTTTCTGCTGGAGAAAGATTTGGTGAGAGGAACCAAAGTTTCTCAAACCTTCTTGCGAGAAAGGGAGAGGCGTTTTCTTCAACGCTCCGTGGCAGACCAAATCCCTTTCTCCTCCGACAAACTTCCGTCATGGGCGTGGCTATTAAGGAGACTTTGCAAGCATGCGAAAGACCTGCCGAGGAGGGCGAAAACAACTTCTGCGCAACATCGTTGGAGTCCCTGGTTGACTTGAGCACGTCGAAGTTGAGGAGCAATCGCTAA